The genome window GGCGACCAGGATGCACGCCAAAGCAGGCCACGATGCGCAGGCCGCCGTTCACCGGTATCACGAACCAGCCATCGAGCGGTTCGAAGACGTCGCCGTCGTCGAGCTGGCCCCAGATCAGTCGCGGCGCCACCTGAATGTACGCCACGGTCGCCAACGGCAACGCGGCCGCGTCCACCGCGCTGCTGGTCGCACTGCACAGCGCGCGGGTCTCGGCCTCGTTCAGCGCCCGCAGTGGGCATCCCGCGTCCCAGAAGCGATACGCCGAGTGGACGAAGGCGACGAACTCGTCGATGCCATCGCCGAGGCCTTCGTCGGGGCGCAGGTCGCGCAGCACTTCCACCGCTGGCCCCGACAGCAGAAAGGTGTCGAGATCAACCTCCGCTGGTACCGCCGCGCGGATGGCCGGGAAGCGCTCCTCGGCCAGAATGCCGAAGACGAGCTGGAACGGGTCGGAGGCAGGTGATGTCATTCGCTGGGCAGGAAGGGATCGAGTGCGGCCACAAATTCCTCCTCGGCTTCGACGTACGGCACGTGACCGCACGCCGGAAGGACGATCAGGGGCGCTCGCAATGCCACAGCGGTCGCCTCCGCCGTCGACAGTGGAATCGGATCATCATCGCCGTGGACCACGAGCGCCGGCACCGTGAGCCGCTCGAGCGCCGGACGGATATCGAAATCGTCGCCAAGCGAATTCCAGACTTCCTGCTGGGTCCGGCCGGTGATCCGGAACGGCGTGAGTTCCCGCGAGCGCGCCGGGTCGTGGAAATATCCCGCCACGGCCAGTTCGAAGAGGCGCTGATTGTACGCCGCGAGGTCGCGAGAGCGGAGACCGCTCGCCTGCAACGCGGCGCGTTCGGCCTGCAGTGCCGGCGTGTTGTTGCGCGCCGCCAGCGCGGCTTCGTAGCCGAGTCGCTCGGCCTTGGCAGCGGGTGCGGGTGAGACCAGCGCGAGAGAGGCTACGCGTGCGGGATAGGTCACCGCGTAGAGCATCGCCAGCAACGCGCCCCACGAATAGCCGACGAGATGGAGTTGCTCCAGCCCCCACACGTCGCG of Gemmatimonadota bacterium contains these proteins:
- a CDS encoding alpha/beta fold hydrolase; translated protein: MAATDATTFTRQVRGVSIFERRIGSGPEVVVLHGGPGAHHDYLLPGFDRLAHGRTLIYYDQRGGGQSAVARDVPVGWREQVNDLEALRDVWGLEQLHLVGYSWGALLAMLYAVTYPARVASLALVSPAPAAKAERLGYEAALAARNNTPALQAERAALQASGLRSRDLAAYNQRLFELAVAGYFHDPARSRELTPFRITGRTQQEVWNSLGDDFDIRPALERLTVPALVVHGDDDPIPLSTAEATAVALRAPLIVLPACGHVPYVEAEEEFVAALDPFLPSE